One region of Primulina tabacum isolate GXHZ01 chromosome 17, ASM2559414v2, whole genome shotgun sequence genomic DNA includes:
- the LOC142530847 gene encoding protein root UVB sensitive 6-like produces MRSNSEKSAMKLKHPSNSASQTITSTDTRLLVRETLRISANLASAPPPYPSAEAVTPERQDLRLGGLSDDQFVDSSLRVICCEEIDGRRWKYLAENDGFRSHGSKQLKKNCIRSVCLQSPQAPVDELTAFIRSYVVPEGFPDSVTPSYVPYMTWRALKYFFGGAMGVFTTQTLLSSVGVSRNSAVPGAVAINWIIKDGAGRVGKMLFARQGKKFDYDLKQLRFAGDIMMELGAGLELATAAVPHFFLPLACVANVSKNVAAVTSASTRTPIYKAFARGENIGDVTAKGECVANMADLLGTGLSILLSKQNPSLVTTFTLLSCGYLMSSYQEVKSVVLHTLNRARFTVAVESFLKTGQVPTLHEGNSMEHILNLPWKEHRPIVLGPRFKDAFEDPNSYLAVEPIFEKEQYIVTYNPSKGKIYALFKDQAKSDDILKAAFHAHVLLHIVRTSNKNPSSLGKREHDFSVVRPTLSDLQSHNAESYKMVSALYGPFKNKATEQGWVMSESLLNPGRARLSELGS; encoded by the exons atgcgatcaaattctgaaaaatctGCAATGAAGCTCAAGCACCCTTCGAATTCGGCTTCCCAGACGATTACGTCCACGGATACGAGGCTTTTGGTGCGGGAGACGCTTCGCATTAGTGCAAACCTTGCATCGGCGCCTCCGCCGTACCCGTCGGCAGAGGCGGTGACGCCGGAGCGGCAGGATCTGAGACTCGGCGGACTTTCCGATGATCAATTTGTGGATTCGAGCTTGAGGGTGATCTGTTGCGAGGAGATAGACGGCAGGAGATGGAAATACTTGGCTGAGAACGATGGTTTTAGAAGTCATGGATCGAagcaattgaagaagaattgtaTTCGTTCTGTCTGCTTGCAGTCACCCCAGGCTCCAGTTGAT GAGTTGACGGCGTTTATAAGATCCTATGTAGTTCCAGAGGGTTTTCCTGATTCAGTTACACCTTCTTATGTTCCTTACATGACGTGGAGAGCTTTAAAG TACTTCTTTGGCGGGGCAATGGGTGTTTTCACAACTCAAACTCTTCTAAGTTCAGTGGGAGTATCAAGAAATAGTGCTGTACCAGGAGCCGTGGCTATCAACTGGATTATAAAG GATGGTGCTGGACGGGTTGGGAAAATGCTATTCGCTCGGCAGGGAAAGAAATTTGATTATGACCTAAAGCAG CTTAGGTTTGCTGGTGATATCATGATGGAGTTGGGAGCTGGTTTGGAGTTGGCAACTGCAGCTGTTCCCCATTTTTTTCTTCCACTGGCCTGTGTAGCCAATGTTTCCAAG AATGTTGCTGCTGTGACATCAGCTTCAACTCGAACCCCAATCTATAAAGCCTTTGCTAGGGGCGAAAATATTGGAGATGTGACTGCCAAAGGAgaatgtgtagcaaatatgGCCGATCTG CTCGGAACTGGACTGAGCATTTTGCTGTCTAAGCAAAATCCATCGTTGGTTACCACATTTACTTTGCTCTCATGTGGGTATTTGATGAGCTCTTACCAAGAG GTTAAATCTGTGGTGTTGCATACGCTGAATCGAGCAAGATTCACTGTGGCGGTAGAATCCTTCTTGAAGACAG GGCAAGTTCCAACGTTGCATGAGGGAAATTCAATGGAACATATATTAAATCTCCCATGGAAGGAACACCGGCCTATTGTTCTTG GTCCACGGTTTAAAGATGCATTCGAAGATCCTAATTCATATCTTGCCGTGGAGCcaatttttgag AAAGAGCAATATATTGTTACCTATAATCCTTCGAAGGGCAAAATCTACGCTCTATTCAAGGATCAAGCAAAGTCTGACGATATATTGAAAGCTGCCTTTCAT GCTCATGTGCTGCTTCACATTGTTCGCACCTCCAATAAAAACCCATCTTCCCTTGGGAAACGAGAGCATGATTTCTCGGTTGTACGACCAACATTGTCCGATCTTCAATCTCATAATGCCGAATCATATAAGATGGTGTCGGCTTTATACGGACCATTCAAGAATAAAGCTACGGAACAG GGTTGGGTTATGTCTGAATCGCTGCTTAATCCCGGCAGAGCACGGTTATCTGAATTGGGCAGTTAA